The genomic window CGTTCGACGGCGACGGTGCGGTGTCAGAGGGCGACGACCGCGACAGGCACAAGTGGACCTACCGACAGGGACTGACACAGATCGCGAAACGGCTGTTCGCGCGCACCGACGCAACGATTCACCGAGAGACGCGGATCGAAACGGTGGTCCGGAGTGACGGCGGCGAGAGCGAGAAGGGGAGCGGAGACGCGGGCAGGCGCGGAGTCGCAGGCGGACACGGAGACGCGGACGGCGTCTGGCACCTCGAGGACGCCGACGGAACCCGGTGGGGCCCCTTCGACGTGCTCCTCCTGAACCCGCCGGCACCCCAGACCGCCGACCTGCTGCGGTCGGCCGAGTGGGACGCTGACGTGCGCGACGATCTGGTCGACGCCGTCGAGGCGGTCCCCTTCCGGACGATCTGGACCGAGATTTTCCACTATCCGTTCGAACTCGAGCGACCCTACTACGCGCTGGTCAACACGGACAAGGCCCACGCGGTGGGCTGGATCGGCCGCGAGGAGTGCAAGCCCGGCCACGTTCCCGACGGCGAGTCACTGCTGGTCGTGCAGGCAAACCACGAGTGGTCGGTCGAACACTACGACGAGTCGCCGGCCGAGAACCGCGAGCGACTCGCGGACCTGACCGCCGACCTCATCGGGGACGAGCGCCTGCGGGACCCGGACTGGGCCGACCAGCAGGGCTGGCGGTACGCCTTACCCGAAGACGGCGTCGACGACGACCCGCTGCGCCGCGCCGAACGCGAGGGCCTATACTGTCTCGGCGACTGGGTCGCCGGCGAGGGGCGGCTCCACGCGGCGCTCCGGAACGGGCTCGAGGTCGGCGAGCGGATCGAGCACGGGCGCGGAGCCGACGGCTGCGGCTCATAACGCCGATGTGATCTCGTCTAACACGGCGGTATCGACGAAGAGGACCACGTGGTCGCCCCCTCGGACGACCGTCTCGCCGCGGGGCGTAATCAGGTCGCCGTCGCGGCTGATCGCGCCGACGACGACGCCGTCCGGCAGGTCGGCGATCGCGTCCTGAATCCGCGCCTCGAAGAGCGCGCTGTCCTCGCCGATCTCGATCTCGAGGACCTCCGCGCGGTCGGACTCGAGCATGGCGACGTTTTCCGCGCGGCGCTTGCGCGTGAATCGT from Natrinema versiforme includes these protein-coding regions:
- a CDS encoding NAD(P)/FAD-dependent oxidoreductase — encoded protein: MTRIGIVGAGAAAAAATYALEETPAETEITVLEKSRGLCGRAATRRHDDVVYDYGANYVTSDDERVVELLTETLDTEGLVDVTDPVSTFDGDGAVSEGDDRDRHKWTYRQGLTQIAKRLFARTDATIHRETRIETVVRSDGGESEKGSGDAGRRGVAGGHGDADGVWHLEDADGTRWGPFDVLLLNPPAPQTADLLRSAEWDADVRDDLVDAVEAVPFRTIWTEIFHYPFELERPYYALVNTDKAHAVGWIGREECKPGHVPDGESLLVVQANHEWSVEHYDESPAENRERLADLTADLIGDERLRDPDWADQQGWRYALPEDGVDDDPLRRAEREGLYCLGDWVAGEGRLHAALRNGLEVGERIEHGRGADGCGS